From one Candidatus Neomarinimicrobiota bacterium genomic stretch:
- the tnpA gene encoding IS200/IS605 family transposase yields the protein MPYIHFWLHLIWATKNRQPLISKELKPKLLNHIRENAIQKSIHLDFINGVEDHVHALVSLLASQTIADVVQSLKGESSRWVNKNKLTKIRFGWQTDYMALSVSESHVDRIREYIKSQVDHHRTVTFAEEYQQFLEHYNFEQ from the coding sequence ATGCCGTATATCCATTTCTGGCTCCATCTCATCTGGGCTACGAAAAACCGCCAACCATTGATATCCAAAGAACTAAAGCCAAAGCTTCTAAACCATATCCGCGAGAATGCTATCCAGAAGAGTATCCATCTGGATTTTATCAACGGTGTAGAGGACCATGTACATGCGCTTGTATCCCTCCTGGCATCCCAAACAATAGCTGACGTTGTCCAGTCCCTTAAGGGTGAATCTTCACGGTGGGTGAACAAGAACAAATTGACTAAAATCCGTTTTGGATGGCAAACCGATTATATGGCCTTATCGGTAAGCGAGTCCCATGTCGATAGGATTCGGGAGTATATTAAGAGCCAGGTGGATCACCATCGGACGGTGACTTTTGCAGAAGAATATCAGCAATTCCTGGAGCATTACAATTTTGAACAGTGA
- the rimO gene encoding 30S ribosomal protein S12 methylthiotransferase RimO encodes MSQKKIHLISLGCAKALVDSEVLLGGLGELDIQSIDKPEAADAIVVNTCGFLEEARQESVDTILEAAELKKSDPSKQLLVMGCLPSRFATEELEEALPEVDKFFEQGKMAEVVQYLSGKPYMEFDPTYWRSLLTPNHYAYLKITEGCDNGCSFCSIPIMRGKQQSRTIPSLMKEAERLVSNGVKEIMIIGQDTTSYGWDLDEKVYLHDLMRELSTIEDLEWIRLHYAHPAHFSRKNIPVMADAENICAYLDMPVQHGSSRLLKHMRRGLDREGILKRIRMVREAIPNLALRTSLIVGYPTETEEDFRELYEFVQEVEFDRLGVFTYSHEPGTIAHDFEDDVPEQVKYDRKDEIMLMQQDIMLKKNHRHVDTTMKVLIDEYDRVQNEFVGRTEYDSPDVDGIVRIPAQSGDADIGEFYNVSITDANEYELFGTIESSCFESGAVEKKRAQQVTV; translated from the coding sequence ATGAGTCAAAAGAAAATACATTTAATCAGTCTCGGTTGCGCCAAGGCGTTGGTGGATTCTGAGGTGCTACTCGGCGGACTGGGTGAACTGGATATTCAGTCCATTGATAAACCGGAAGCCGCGGACGCCATTGTGGTAAATACCTGCGGATTCCTGGAGGAAGCCCGCCAGGAATCGGTGGATACTATCCTGGAAGCCGCGGAACTCAAGAAATCCGATCCCTCGAAGCAGCTGCTTGTTATGGGCTGTCTGCCGTCCCGGTTTGCCACGGAAGAGCTGGAAGAAGCGCTCCCGGAGGTCGACAAATTTTTTGAACAGGGCAAGATGGCGGAGGTCGTCCAGTACCTCAGCGGCAAGCCGTATATGGAATTCGATCCCACCTACTGGCGATCGCTCCTGACACCAAACCATTACGCGTACCTGAAAATCACCGAGGGCTGCGACAACGGCTGTAGTTTCTGCTCCATACCGATCATGCGCGGAAAACAGCAGAGCCGGACGATCCCGTCGCTAATGAAAGAAGCCGAGCGACTCGTCAGCAACGGCGTGAAGGAGATCATGATCATCGGCCAGGACACTACCTCATACGGTTGGGATCTGGACGAAAAAGTGTACCTTCATGATTTGATGCGGGAATTGTCCACAATTGAAGATCTGGAGTGGATTCGCCTGCATTATGCGCATCCGGCACACTTCTCCCGAAAGAATATCCCGGTGATGGCAGACGCTGAGAACATCTGCGCCTATCTGGACATGCCGGTACAGCATGGCTCATCAAGATTGCTGAAGCATATGCGGCGGGGCCTGGATCGGGAAGGCATATTGAAGCGCATCCGGATGGTGCGGGAAGCAATTCCAAATCTCGCCCTGCGGACCTCCCTGATCGTCGGGTATCCCACCGAGACCGAAGAGGATTTCCGGGAGTTGTACGAATTCGTTCAAGAGGTGGAATTTGATCGGCTTGGTGTGTTTACCTACTCCCATGAGCCCGGAACAATTGCCCATGATTTTGAGGATGACGTTCCCGAGCAGGTCAAATACGATCGTAAAGACGAAATCATGCTCATGCAGCAGGACATCATGCTCAAGAAAAACCACCGGCACGTCGACACAACCATGAAAGTGCTCATCGATGAATATGACAGGGTTCAGAATGAATTCGTCGGCCGGACAGAATACGACAGCCCGGATGTTGACGGTATCGTCCGTATCCCCGCCCAATCCGGTGATGCCGACATTGGTGAGTTTTACAACGTATCCATCACCGATGCCAATGAGTATGAACTATTCGGAACCATTGAGAGCTCGTGCTTTGAATCCGGAGCGGTGGAGAAGAAGCGGGCGCAGCAGGTAACAGTATAA